The genomic segment CGCATAGTTACCACCAATAACAACATTACCAAATGCATCAATAACGTTACCTGCTGCACCTGGACCTTCATGACCGTGTAGTAATACCACACGAGTTGAAGCAACATTCAATGCTAAACGCAATAATGTTGATACAAGCAAAATAGTAGGGAATGCAGCAAAATCTAATGGACGACGAGTATAAATAGTCACCAATAAAACAACCATCGCTAGAGCTATGTTGAAGGTGAACATTAAATCAAGTAAGAACGCTGGTATTGGTAATATGACCATTGCTAATGTAGACAGCACCAAGATTGGAGCGCCTATTGCAGGAAATTTTTTACCTTGTAAGGCAGACAGCTTGTTCGGGAGTGGAATTTGAAATTTCATTACTTCTGCTTCTATACTCGTATTTATTGCTAGTAGCACTGAATTGCTAATAACAGTAATAAGTGGCTGATAACGTGTGAACATTCTAAACAAGCAAGTTTTAAGCCAGATTAATGTCAGTTTTTTGGCTCTTAAAAATCACTTTTCTGACAGAAGTAATAATAATCTATATTGAAAGTTACTCCTTCCTTTGTATAATCGTGGTTATTGCTTTTCTGCTGGTACAACTATGACAACAGTCTCTCTTAGCTCTAATCAAAATATACTAAATAAAATGGATATTGGCGGTAGGGTTATTATTGAAGTAACTTGTCCAAATGGTCACTCTGCCCAAGCTAATTCTACTCTTATTGGTTTCAAAAAGGGTCAGTATGTATTTATTGACTACCCTCAGTCCCCACCTTTAGAATTTAATAAAATCTATTTAGAAGGGGCTAATGTAACATTTCGGTCAATTACGAATACAACTCATCGTGATGTTATTGCTTTTAGAACAGAGATTCACTCTGTAATTTATCGCCCAATGGAGATGATTTGTTTACATGCTCCTAAAAGTATATCGATTAAAAAAATCAGAACACATCAGCGAATTGAAACTGAATTCTCATGTAAGTTATTACTTGGAAGTCATAACTTAGCAGGGCTAATTACCGATATATCACTAGGTGGCTGTGCTATTACTCTTCCAGCAAAACTCACTTCAAGTCATCTACTAAATCAAAAAGTAACGATTTCTATTGATCTTGATGATGCAGAGCCGATTTCTGTAACAGGGGAAATAAAAAATGTAGAGACAAAGGAAGCCCAATCAAAACTTGGGGTAATGTTTAATGAAAACAGCATTAGTGAGACTGATTTACAAAACCTTCATCACCAATGCCTTCTTAAAAGTTGGAGTTTATAACACGATTTAACTTAGCTATTTCTTTAGTTCGTCGGGGATAGTTAATGTATCTTCATCAAGCTCAGGTTTTGTTCCCCCTTTTTTCTTATATTGCTTCATCTGAAATATATACGCTAAGATCTGAGCTACCGCAGCAAATAATCCATCAGGGATCTGCTGCTCTAGCTCTGTTGAATGGTATAACGCACGGGCTAATGGAGGTGCTGGTAAAATATCAATGTCATGTTCACGTGCAATTTCTCGAATTTTAATTGCTATGTGGTCAACCCCTTTCGCTACAACAATTGGGGCTGAATCTTTACTTTGATCATAACGTAAGGCTACTGAATAGTGCTCAGGGTTAGTAACTATAACGTCTGCAGAGGGAACGTCTGACATCATTCTTCGTTGCGTCATCTCACGTTGCAACATCCTTATACGCCCTTTTACTTCAGGCTTACCTTCTGTTTCTTTATATTCATCTTTAATTTCTTGTTTTGTCATTTTTAACTGATTTGCATGCTGCCAAATTTGAAAAGGGATATCGATAGCAACCACAATTAGCAAGGTACAGCTAATTAATAAAATAAAATTTAATAAAATATCCAATGAATGAAAAATATTAGCTGGATATGTATCTAAACTCAGCTGAAAGAGATCTGCTTTACTTTTATTAATTAAATAAAAGGCCGTACCTCCAACAAGAGCAACTTTTAAAATAGACTTTAATAACTCAACTAGGCTTTGCATACCAAACATACGTTTAATGCCTGACATGGGGTTCATTTTAGAAGGCTTTGGCATCGCTGCTTCAGCAGAAAAGCTAATTCCACCTAAACCTGCCGCCCCAATTAATGCGGCAACAAATAATGTGATTAGAACTAAAAAGACAGGAAAAATAAGAGCAAGTAATGCTCCTCCTACAATTTCTAATAATTTATTGGTATCAAAGATCTCCTCTCTAGAAATAGAAAAAAAACGTTCCATAATAGAAAATAAGGCTCTTGCAACATCTTCACCAAACCACATTAATGCAACAGAGCCACACACTAAAACAGACACAGATGCCAACTCTTTTGACCTTGCAACCTGCCCTTTATCTTTGGCCTGTTGCAAGCGTTTGGACGTTGCGTCTTCCGTGCGTTCTTGACCGTCACTGTCAGCCATAGCTAACCTCCATAACGTTTATGTAGGCCATTAACAATCTAACCTTATCATGCTACATATCTGTGCTTCTGCACGTCCCCAGTGAAGTTCGTAATGAGTAAATAACCCAAGAATAATATAAGAGGTTAGTAATAAACCCACTAATAAAGCGAATGCAAAACCTAAAGAAAATATATTTAATTGTGGTGCAGCACGCGTCATAACACCAAATGATAAGTTAACCGTTAATAAGGCAATAATACCCGAAAGAGACATACTAAGGCCTGCTTTCATCATGATCCCAAGCCAACCAGCAAGCGATTGAAAATCAACACTCGTTAACTTCCCAACGCCAACAGGGAGCGTAGTAAAACTCATTACTGCAAAGTTAATCATTTTTAAATGCCCATCCGTCCCTAAGAAAAACAAAATAGACAAAAACATAAATAATTGACCTAACAAAGGCGTATTTTGTCCATTTGCAGGATCGACCATCGAAGCAAAACCCAAGCTCGATTGCATACCAAGAATTTGGCCAAGCAATACAAAGGTTTGTGTGACAAATACAGTAACCATTCCCATGGCAACGCCAATAATAATTTGCTCTGCCGTGGTCATAAAACCTTGAAAAGAAAGTAATTGAATTTCTGGAGGCATTGCTGGAATAGCAGGCATAACAGCAAAAGTGATACTTAGCCCTAAATAAAGTCGAATTCTAGGCGACACGAATCGAGCCCCAAATACTGACATCACCATAAGCATAGCGGAGATCCGAGTATAGGGCCAAAAGTAGACCGCAATAAAATCTAAAATTATTTGAGTGGGGTATTCCATAACATCAACTCACACACATCAATAGAGTACTGTTGGCATCCGCGCGATAAGTTCATAAAAATATTCCATGAGCATTCGGGTCATCCAGTGGCCAAATAGCATTAGTGCTAAAAGTGTAACAATCAAACGTGGTAAGAAACTTAACGTTTGTTCATTAATTGATGTTGCAGCTTGAAAAACAGCAACCACTAAACCAATTAATAAACTTGGAATAATGATAGCGCAAACCATTACGAGCACCATGTAGAGAGCGCTACGGAATAATTCAATCGCCATTTCAGGGGTCATATTAGCTCCTTTATGTACTAAAACTGCCAGCGAGAGTTGAGAGTATTAAGTTCCAACCATCTACCAGTACAAACAACATAAGCTTAAATGGTAATGATACAATCATCGGTGACAACATCATCATACCCATGGCCATTAAGACCGATGCCACGACTAAATCAATAATTAAAAATGGTAAAAAGAGCATAAAACCAATTTGGAATGCCGTTTTTAACTCTGACGTAATAAAGGCTGGAATAATAACGGTAATGGGTACATCTTCTGGATTGTTCGCTTCTACACCTGAGATATTAACAAACGTTTCTAAATCCTTAACTCGTGTCTGAGCCAGCATAAACTCTTTCATTGGTGCTTGTGCAACATTGAATGCTTCTTTTGCCGTTATTTCTTCGTTTATATAAGGTTGAATTGCAGTGTTATTTACTTTATCAAACACTGGAGCCATGATGAAAAAAGTCAAAAACATCGCAATACCAATAATCACTTGATTTGACGGTGTTTGTTGTAGACCCATCGCTTGTCGTAAAATAGACATAACAACAACAATACGAGTAAAAGAGGTCATCAAGATAACCATTGCAGGCAAAAAGCCTAACATGGTCATTAGCGCTAATATTTGAAGGTTTACAGAGTAATCCTCACCACCATCGACATTAGTTGTCATGGTAAATGCTGGAATACCGCTCCCAGCACTGCTTCCTTGAGCAATGGTTTTAGCGGCTCCTGAATCTTTTTCCATCGCGGTAACAGTCATGCCTTCGGCACTTGCCGCTGTTTTAGGAATTACTTTCGCTAAATCATCGACCGCCCACGCAGAAGATGCCATAAATAAAAGCGAAAAAACCGCCAGGCAGGCGGCAATTAAATTAGTTTTTAGCATCTTTCTTCATCAGTTGGCTAAGTTGGGATGAAAAAGGTGTAAGTGTTTTTTCACTCACCTCTAAAGGCTTTTCCAATTTACTTAACATATTGATATTTTGAGAAGTGATCCCTATTAAGAATTGCTCCTCTCCAACTTGTACTACTGCTATTCGCTCTTTCGTTCCAACAGGTAACTGCTTCACAATATTCATTGAGCTACCTGCCGATCCTGTAACTCCGGGAAATCTCATTCGTTTTAATAGCCATGCAAAAAAAAGTATTAGAACAATGACAAAAATAAGAGATCCCAAGGTTGCAGCTAAATCGGCATTAATTGGCTCAGCAGCGAACAAAGGAAAAGGCAACATGACCAATAAACTCAGTTGTTTCATTTCTTTTCCTTCTTTCAAGTTGTTCGATTAACGCAATTTCTTAATACGTTCAGTTTGGCTGATAACATCTGTTAAACGAATACCAAATTTATCATTCACTACTACGACTTCTCCATGAGCAATCAAAGTACCATTAACCATTACATCTAATGATTCACCAGCAATTCGGTCAAGCTCAACAACTGAGCCTTGGTTAAGTTGTAGTAAATTACGAATACTGATATGTGATCGTCCAACTTCCATAGAAATTGTTACTGGAATATCTAAGATCGTATCAAGCTTACGACGTTCATCTTCACTAAACGCTGGTTCTTGCTCTTCTAAATCTTCTAATGGTGCGGTTACGGCTTCTGCACTTTCTGTTAATGCTGCAGCCCATTCGTCTGCCATTTGTTGTTCATTTGAATCCATGATCTACTACCTTCTCTATTTCTTATTATTCATCATCTAAATCAAACAATACGTCTTTACCTAAGAAGGCGAGATCCGTTTTTACCATATCTGGTCGTTTAATTTTTTCTGTAATCTGTACTGCTAATTTGTCACTTGATTGACCTACTTTTCCTCGATAGGTCGGCAACTCTTCAACAAATACCGTAGCTGCTTCTGGCATTTCCACAGGAATAATATCGCCTGCTTCTAAATCCATAAGATCTCGTAATGAAATTTCTGTTTCTAATAAATTAACTTTCATTTCAACAGGAACATCCATTATTTCATCACGAAGTGCTTTACTCCAACGTACATCAGTGTCCATTTTGTCACTTTGTACACCAGCATCAAGTAATTCACGAATAGGTTCAACCATTGAATATGGGAATACAACGTGGAAATCACCGCCACCGCCATCAACTTCGATGTGGAATGAACTAACAACAATTACTTCTGTTGGACTAACAATATTTGCCATAGTGGGGTTTACTTCTGAATCTAAATATTCAAATTCAACCCCCATAACTGGTGACCAAGCTTCTTTATAGTCTTCAAAAATCACTTTTAAGAGCAACTGGATAATTCGGCGTTCTGTTGGCGTAAATTCACGGCCTTCAATTTTCGCATGAAAACGACCATCCCCACCAAAGAAATTCTCTACCAGTATAAATACAAGGCGCGCTTCCATTGTTACAAGCGCTGTTCCTTTTAATGGACGAAAACGTACCATATTCAAACTAGTTGGCACGTACAGCGTATTTTGGTATTCACCAAATTTCACCATAGAAACGCCATTAATTGAAACTTCTGCTGTTTTTCTTAACATATTAAATAAGCTAATACGCATATGACGAGCAAAACGTTCATTGATCAATTCCAATGTAGGCATTCGACCACGAACTATTCGGTCTTGAGATGAGAAATCGAAGTTCTTCATTGAACCTACATTTTCATCAGCACCACCGACTACTTCATCTTCTACATCATCTACACCGTGGAGTAGAGCGTCAATTTCATCTTGAGATAATAGATCTGTCACATTGAACCTATTGCATTACAAAGTCAGTAAATAATACTTTTTCAATTACAGGTTTAGCTGTAATTTTGGTAAAGGCATCTTGAATATCACGTGTCGCCTGCTCTCTCAGATCAATTCGACCACGAGGCTCTCTTAATTGCTCAACAGTTGCCGCAGCAAACGTTGATAATAACGCACTTTCTATCAATGGGGTATGCTGCTTGGCGACCGATTCATTATCACCGCCTCGCATCATGATTTGTACTTTTAATTGCACTAAACGATCACGCTTATCACCAGTTACATTAAAAATAAATGGTTGTGGCAAGTTAAGGTATAATGCCGGCATTTTTGCTTCTAGTGCGGCAATATCTTGCTCTGTAGGTTCAGATTCTGGCTCACCAGACATAAAGAACCATGCAGCACCGCCACCACCCGCAAGTAATATGATTATTAATGCAACGATGATAATTAGTTTCTTTTTACTTTTAGGTGCGTCACCTTGATCGGCCATTATATTTCCTCTTGAACAAACTGTTAATTATTATTCTTAAATCACTAATCTATATACAAGTTTTTAGGCGTAAAAACTAATGCCATCGGCCGGTTTTGATACCTGAATATTGATTTCATGTTCTTCTGAGATATCTTCACTGAACCCTCCACCCTGTCGGCTATGCTCTTCTTGTTGATAAGCATATTGAGAAGACTCACCTGAATTTTGCTGCTGTACTGAAGTATCGGCCAGTTGGATCCCTTGCTGAGCAAACATTTCACGTAAGCGAGGTAGCGTTTGTTCAATCGCATCACGAGCTTGTTGATTACTTACCGTAAATTGAACACCTGCACTGTCGGTTCCTGAGCCCATATTCAAACGAATATGCATACGCCCCATTTCTGGTGGATCTAAACGAATATCAATCTGCTTCAGGTTTTTGGCCATCATCATATTAATTCGTTCGGCTACTTCATCACTAACTTGCTCATGACGAAGGTTTAATGGGACATTTGCTGCTTCTGAACGCTGCACGGCTGCACTCTGCTGTGTAGCTGTTGTTCCTGAAACATTAGCTAATTGCTGAGCGAAGGAATCTGCGGTTTTTGG from the Aliivibrio wodanis genome contains:
- the fliL gene encoding polar flagellar protein FliL translates to MADQGDAPKSKKKLIIIVALIIILLAGGGGAAWFFMSGEPESEPTEQDIAALEAKMPALYLNLPQPFIFNVTGDKRDRLVQLKVQIMMRGGDNESVAKQHTPLIESALLSTFAAATVEQLREPRGRIDLREQATRDIQDAFTKITAKPVIEKVLFTDFVMQ
- the fliR gene encoding polar flagellar assembly protein FliR — its product is MEYPTQIILDFIAVYFWPYTRISAMLMVMSVFGARFVSPRIRLYLGLSITFAVMPAIPAMPPEIQLLSFQGFMTTAEQIIIGVAMGMVTVFVTQTFVLLGQILGMQSSLGFASMVDPANGQNTPLLGQLFMFLSILFFLGTDGHLKMINFAVMSFTTLPVGVGKLTSVDFQSLAGWLGIMMKAGLSMSLSGIIALLTVNLSFGVMTRAAPQLNIFSLGFAFALLVGLLLTSYIILGLFTHYELHWGRAEAQICSMIRLDC
- the fliN gene encoding polar flagellar switch protein FliN, with protein sequence MDSNEQQMADEWAAALTESAEAVTAPLEDLEEQEPAFSEDERRKLDTILDIPVTISMEVGRSHISIRNLLQLNQGSVVELDRIAGESLDVMVNGTLIAHGEVVVVNDKFGIRLTDVISQTERIKKLR
- the fliQ gene encoding polar flagellar assembly protein FliR — its product is MTPEMAIELFRSALYMVLVMVCAIIIPSLLIGLVVAVFQAATSINEQTLSFLPRLIVTLLALMLFGHWMTRMLMEYFYELIARMPTVLY
- the fliM gene encoding polar flagellar switch protein FliM (flagellar motor switch protein FliM); protein product: MTDLLSQDEIDALLHGVDDVEDEVVGGADENVGSMKNFDFSSQDRIVRGRMPTLELINERFARHMRISLFNMLRKTAEVSINGVSMVKFGEYQNTLYVPTSLNMVRFRPLKGTALVTMEARLVFILVENFFGGDGRFHAKIEGREFTPTERRIIQLLLKVIFEDYKEAWSPVMGVEFEYLDSEVNPTMANIVSPTEVIVVSSFHIEVDGGGGDFHVVFPYSMVEPIRELLDAGVQSDKMDTDVRWSKALRDEIMDVPVEMKVNLLETEISLRDLMDLEAGDIIPVEMPEAATVFVEELPTYRGKVGQSSDKLAVQITEKIKRPDMVKTDLAFLGKDVLFDLDDE
- a CDS encoding putative type IV pilus assembly (PilZ) protein, yielding MTTVSLSSNQNILNKMDIGGRVIIEVTCPNGHSAQANSTLIGFKKGQYVFIDYPQSPPLEFNKIYLEGANVTFRSITNTTHRDVIAFRTEIHSVIYRPMEMICLHAPKSISIKKIRTHQRIETEFSCKLLLGSHNLAGLITDISLGGCAITLPAKLTSSHLLNQKVTISIDLDDAEPISVTGEIKNVETKEAQSKLGVMFNENSISETDLQNLHHQCLLKSWSL
- the fliP gene encoding polar flagellar assembly protein FliP, with product MLKTNLIAACLAVFSLLFMASSAWAVDDLAKVIPKTAASAEGMTVTAMEKDSGAAKTIAQGSSAGSGIPAFTMTTNVDGGEDYSVNLQILALMTMLGFLPAMVILMTSFTRIVVVMSILRQAMGLQQTPSNQVIIGIAMFLTFFIMAPVFDKVNNTAIQPYINEEITAKEAFNVAQAPMKEFMLAQTRVKDLETFVNISGVEANNPEDVPITVIIPAFITSELKTAFQIGFMLFLPFLIIDLVVASVLMAMGMMMLSPMIVSLPFKLMLFVLVDGWNLILSTLAGSFST
- the fliO gene encoding polar flagellar assembly protein FliO → MKQLSLLVMLPFPLFAAEPINADLAATLGSLIFVIVLILFFAWLLKRMRFPGVTGSAGSSMNIVKQLPVGTKERIAVVQVGEEQFLIGITSQNINMLSKLEKPLEVSEKTLTPFSSQLSQLMKKDAKN
- the flhB gene encoding polar flagellar assembly protein FlhB, which encodes MADSDGQERTEDATSKRLQQAKDKGQVARSKELASVSVLVCGSVALMWFGEDVARALFSIMERFFSISREEIFDTNKLLEIVGGALLALIFPVFLVLITLFVAALIGAAGLGGISFSAEAAMPKPSKMNPMSGIKRMFGMQSLVELLKSILKVALVGGTAFYLINKSKADLFQLSLDTYPANIFHSLDILLNFILLISCTLLIVVAIDIPFQIWQHANQLKMTKQEIKDEYKETEGKPEVKGRIRMLQREMTQRRMMSDVPSADVIVTNPEHYSVALRYDQSKDSAPIVVAKGVDHIAIKIREIAREHDIDILPAPPLARALYHSTELEQQIPDGLFAAVAQILAYIFQMKQYKKKGGTKPELDEDTLTIPDELKK